From a single Sulfolobus sp. E5-1-F genomic region:
- a CDS encoding ABC transporter permease, whose protein sequence is MFEIMIYEWRRAIARKKVIVLSVITFIFELGIYIAIYLAPSPSLKTLIIPLSPYLWALGVLLPQVLLIHFLAISIASGSMAEEYEQGTVDYFISKPITRLRFIVEKWLGSFSLLLIIYLFMVVIALILSSLFFGAQSDLILLPELFFSVLFSTLVFLNIAFAIGEILRRSNLSFTISGFILIASVIISNVLIFVSILTGNKSYEMISEYLPTWGATELPFMLLQNTPFSTIVRGLNIFPSVSNNVNLAILSIIVYSIVAFIPALINFLERDIPKRIS, encoded by the coding sequence ATGTTTGAGATTATGATTTATGAGTGGAGAAGGGCAATAGCTAGGAAAAAGGTTATAGTACTATCCGTAATAACGTTCATCTTTGAATTAGGAATTTACATAGCAATATACTTAGCACCTTCACCGTCATTGAAGACCTTAATAATCCCCCTCTCTCCCTATTTATGGGCTCTTGGAGTACTATTACCACAAGTCCTCCTAATACACTTCTTAGCAATATCAATAGCTTCCGGATCTATGGCTGAAGAATATGAACAAGGTACAGTGGATTATTTCATATCAAAGCCAATAACGAGGTTGAGGTTTATTGTAGAGAAGTGGCTGGGTTCTTTCTCATTACTTTTAATCATTTATCTATTCATGGTAGTGATCGCCTTAATACTTTCCTCACTTTTCTTTGGAGCGCAAAGTGATCTAATACTATTACCAGAGCTCTTCTTCTCTGTATTATTTTCAACCCTAGTCTTCTTGAACATCGCCTTTGCAATAGGTGAGATATTAAGGAGGAGTAACCTATCCTTTACAATTAGTGGATTCATCCTAATAGCCTCAGTAATAATATCTAATGTGCTGATCTTCGTCTCTATATTAACGGGAAATAAGAGTTATGAGATGATTTCCGAGTACCTACCAACCTGGGGTGCAACAGAATTACCATTTATGCTTTTACAGAACACACCGTTTTCAACAATCGTGAGAGGATTGAACATATTTCCCTCAGTAAGTAATAACGTGAATTTGGCAATTTTATCAATAATTGTCTATTCCATAGTAGCGTTTATCCCTGCCTTAATAAACTTCCTAGAAAGAGATATACCAAAGAGGATAAGTTAG
- a CDS encoding ATP-binding protein: MIFVNMIFVDREEELESLKKRISSPNFELIIIYGRRRIGKTSIALRAIEGMEKNSVYYLATERNNLPKFKEVCKLKFPEIDYVKEDWEALFNFLKDKIIIIDEFPYMIEEDKTMLSTLQRIVDTVLSNTRTKLILIGSSISVMEDVLTYKSPLYGRRTGSMKIKELKFKSLKNYGFDIDEAIKIYGFAGGVPLYLNKVKPPFIKWINDELKRVDSFIRDEVDFLLRYEFRDISTYKEILYAIALGKNTLGEIKDFVKIGGDVSSYLKKIERIELISREIPVMETNVKKGVYVIVDNFTNFWFRFVYPNLSLIEEGKYELDDKKYNEYLGIVFEKVAREYIKDKYSIRKIGRQWYKDVEIDILAIGDEIIAGECKWSDGVNPDKVLAELEDKTRRLRIEVDKYVVFAKNFSKKEKLEGNVKLVDLEELRRWYLS, encoded by the coding sequence ATGATATTTGTGAATATGATATTTGTGGATAGGGAAGAAGAACTTGAAAGCTTAAAGAAGAGGATTTCCTCACCAAACTTCGAATTAATAATAATATACGGGAGGAGAAGAATAGGAAAAACGAGTATAGCTTTAAGGGCAATAGAGGGGATGGAGAAGAACTCTGTTTACTATCTAGCGACTGAGCGAAACAATTTGCCTAAATTTAAGGAAGTTTGTAAGCTGAAATTTCCCGAGATCGATTATGTAAAAGAGGATTGGGAGGCTCTGTTCAATTTTCTAAAGGATAAAATAATAATCATAGATGAGTTCCCTTACATGATTGAGGAGGATAAGACAATGCTATCAACGTTACAGAGGATTGTTGATACTGTTCTTTCGAATACTAGAACAAAGCTGATCCTTATAGGATCTTCAATTTCAGTAATGGAAGATGTTTTGACTTATAAGAGCCCATTATATGGAAGGAGAACTGGATCAATGAAAATAAAAGAGCTTAAATTTAAGTCGTTAAAAAATTACGGATTTGACATTGACGAGGCTATAAAAATTTATGGTTTTGCCGGAGGAGTACCCCTATATCTAAATAAGGTTAAGCCACCTTTCATTAAGTGGATTAACGATGAACTGAAAAGGGTTGACTCCTTCATAAGGGATGAGGTTGACTTCCTTCTGCGATATGAATTTAGGGATATCTCTACGTATAAAGAGATACTGTACGCAATAGCTTTAGGAAAAAACACTTTGGGAGAGATAAAGGACTTCGTGAAAATTGGGGGAGATGTAAGTTCTTACTTGAAGAAGATTGAGAGGATAGAGTTAATATCCAGGGAAATCCCTGTAATGGAAACTAACGTTAAAAAGGGGGTTTACGTAATAGTTGATAATTTTACTAATTTTTGGTTCAGATTCGTTTATCCTAATCTGAGTTTAATTGAGGAAGGGAAGTATGAATTAGATGATAAAAAATATAATGAGTATCTCGGTATCGTATTTGAAAAGGTTGCCAGAGAATATATTAAGGACAAATATTCCATTAGAAAGATAGGTAGGCAATGGTATAAGGACGTGGAAATTGATATTTTAGCAATAGGAGATGAGATAATAGCCGGAGAGTGTAAGTGGAGTGACGGAGTTAATCCAGATAAAGTGTTAGCCGAATTGGAGGATAAGACTAGAAGGTTAAGGATTGAAGTAGATAAATACGTAGTTTTCGCTAAGAACTTTTCGAAGAAGGAGAAATTAGAAGGCAACGTTAAACTAGTAGATTTAGAGGAACTGAGAAGATGGTACTTGTCTTAA
- a CDS encoding transglutaminase family protein has translation MDYRVEYSSIYEYEADVISNENTLKIVPYNGDNQLLISHEVYTIPNGYKTSYIDIFGNLVYKVKVQEVHKRLEIYSKSEVRVDKKVIKLDYEFPYDYGFNEYLLPTRLVDPEPFQKVAKELTKGLRTLGEVVETVINFVRKKITYKPGVTNINTTAYEAFSLGYGVCQDYTHITLGLLRALGIPARYVMGVVNDNPRLLTHGLKY, from the coding sequence ATGGATTATAGAGTAGAATATTCAAGCATTTACGAATATGAGGCAGACGTTATATCAAATGAAAACACATTGAAGATTGTTCCATATAATGGGGATAATCAACTGCTAATATCCCATGAAGTTTACACTATACCTAATGGTTATAAAACGTCCTATATTGACATCTTCGGAAACCTCGTATATAAGGTAAAGGTTCAAGAGGTACATAAGAGATTGGAAATATACTCCAAAAGTGAAGTGAGGGTTGATAAAAAAGTGATAAAGCTTGACTACGAGTTCCCATATGACTACGGCTTTAACGAATATCTCTTACCAACGAGATTAGTTGACCCAGAACCTTTCCAAAAAGTAGCTAAGGAATTGACAAAGGGTTTAAGGACACTTGGGGAAGTAGTAGAAACGGTAATCAATTTCGTGAGGAAGAAGATCACGTATAAGCCCGGAGTTACGAACATTAACACTACAGCTTATGAGGCATTTAGTTTGGGTTATGGAGTTTGCCAAGATTATACTCATATCACATTGGGATTGCTTAGGGCTTTAGGCATTCCTGCCAGATATGTTATGGGAGTAGTTAATGATAACCCTAGGCTACTCACGCATGGATTGAAGTATTAA
- the ilvC gene encoding ketol-acid reductoisomerase — MDKTVLDASLEPLKGKLIAVIGYGNQGRVQANIMRENGLNVIIGNIRDRYYDLARKEGFEVYDIDEAVKRADIAFLLIPDEIMKEIYEKKIAPVIETKKEFVLDFASGYNVAFGLIRPPKSVDTVMVAPRMVGEGIMDLHKQGKGYPVLLGVKQDASGKAWDYAKAIAKGIGAIPGGIAVISSFEEEALLDLMSEHTWVPILFGAIKACFDVAVKEYGVSPEAALLEFYASGELAEIARLIAEEGIFNQMVHHSTTSQYGTLTRMFKYYDLVKKVVEDEAKYIWDGSFAKEWTLEQQAGYPVFYRLWELATQSEMAKAEKELYKILGRKVND; from the coding sequence ATGGATAAAACAGTTTTAGACGCGAGTTTAGAACCTTTAAAGGGAAAGTTAATTGCCGTAATTGGTTATGGTAATCAAGGAAGAGTACAAGCTAATATTATGAGGGAAAATGGTCTAAACGTTATTATAGGAAACATTAGGGATAGGTATTACGATTTAGCTAGAAAGGAAGGGTTTGAAGTTTACGATATAGATGAGGCAGTGAAGAGGGCTGACATTGCCTTTCTACTAATTCCAGACGAAATAATGAAGGAGATTTATGAGAAGAAGATTGCCCCAGTTATAGAAACCAAAAAGGAGTTCGTTTTAGACTTTGCCAGTGGGTATAATGTAGCATTTGGACTTATAAGACCACCTAAAAGCGTTGATACCGTAATGGTTGCTCCCAGAATGGTTGGAGAAGGTATTATGGATTTACATAAACAAGGGAAAGGTTATCCCGTATTATTGGGAGTTAAACAAGACGCATCTGGGAAAGCTTGGGATTACGCTAAAGCAATAGCCAAAGGTATAGGTGCAATTCCCGGGGGTATTGCAGTAATTTCCTCATTCGAAGAAGAGGCGTTATTGGACTTAATGAGTGAACACACTTGGGTGCCAATACTTTTTGGGGCTATAAAGGCTTGTTTTGACGTTGCTGTAAAGGAATATGGGGTATCTCCAGAGGCAGCGTTATTGGAATTTTACGCATCTGGGGAATTAGCTGAGATTGCTAGATTAATTGCTGAAGAGGGTATATTTAATCAAATGGTTCACCACAGTACTACCAGTCAATATGGAACTTTAACGAGAATGTTTAAATATTATGACTTGGTTAAAAAAGTTGTAGAGGATGAGGCGAAATATATATGGGATGGGAGTTTCGCTAAGGAGTGGACATTAGAACAACAAGCTGGCTACCCCGTATTTTACAGGCTATGGGAGTTGGCTACACAGAGTGAAATGGCTAAGGCTGAAAAGGAGTTGTATAAAATTCTTGGAAGAAAAGTAAACGATTAA
- a CDS encoding MFS transporter, which produces MQYKWIALSNTTIGVLMASINGTITLISLPAIFRGININPFTSFQYLLWILMGYNVVTATLLVSFGRLSDIFGRVRLYNLGFLIFTIGSILLFLTPNSGSLGALELIVFRIVQGIGGAFLFANSAAIITDAFPYNERGKALGINQIAALAGSLVGLILGGILSTINWRYVFLVSVPVGILGTIWSYAKLKEISAPSRSEGIDWVGNLTFGLGLILILIAITYGLLPYGDSQLGWGNPFVIGSMIAGLGLIGAFINVETKVKYPMFRLELFKIRMFAAGNLASFLRSIAYGGLMIMLIIFLQGIWLPLHGYSYEETPFWAGIYTIPLMIGFVTMGPISGWLSDKYGARLLATLGMVIVGIGFLLLTLLPYNFNYAEFAGIIFLMGLGNGMFASPNTASIMNSVPPKYRGAASGMRATIQNTGQTLSMALFFTIVIISLASTLPSALANAVTQAGAPQLAPLMQKIPVTGALFAAFLGYDPVKTIISSLPPGITVPAQAVAIMEQHDWFPEAIAPSFMIALREAFYISAVLTFIAAIASALRGRRVIAEQLDGGVVNAKNR; this is translated from the coding sequence ATGCAATACAAATGGATTGCCTTAAGCAATACGACAATTGGAGTACTAATGGCTTCAATAAACGGCACAATAACACTAATCTCACTTCCTGCCATATTTAGAGGAATTAACATTAACCCATTTACCTCATTTCAGTACTTACTATGGATATTAATGGGGTATAATGTAGTTACCGCAACCTTATTGGTGTCATTTGGTAGACTATCTGACATTTTCGGAAGGGTTAGATTATACAATTTAGGTTTTTTAATATTCACAATTGGCTCGATCCTTCTATTCTTAACTCCAAATTCTGGTAGTCTAGGTGCATTAGAGTTAATAGTGTTTAGAATTGTACAAGGAATAGGTGGAGCTTTTCTCTTCGCTAACAGTGCAGCAATAATTACTGATGCATTTCCATACAACGAGAGAGGTAAGGCTTTAGGAATAAACCAGATTGCGGCTTTAGCTGGGTCATTAGTTGGGTTAATACTAGGGGGAATATTGTCTACAATAAATTGGAGATACGTATTCTTAGTTAGTGTCCCAGTTGGTATATTGGGTACAATATGGAGTTATGCTAAATTGAAGGAAATCTCAGCACCAAGCAGAAGTGAAGGTATAGATTGGGTTGGTAACTTAACTTTTGGTTTGGGTTTGATTCTAATTCTTATTGCAATAACTTACGGATTACTACCATATGGTGATTCTCAGCTAGGATGGGGAAACCCATTCGTAATTGGATCAATGATAGCTGGTTTAGGATTAATAGGAGCTTTTATTAACGTGGAGACTAAGGTGAAGTATCCCATGTTCAGATTGGAATTGTTTAAGATTAGAATGTTTGCAGCGGGTAATTTAGCTAGTTTTCTGAGGTCAATAGCTTATGGTGGGTTAATGATCATGTTAATAATATTCTTACAAGGAATATGGCTTCCATTACATGGTTACAGCTATGAGGAAACTCCATTCTGGGCTGGTATATATACTATACCACTAATGATAGGATTCGTAACTATGGGGCCAATTAGTGGTTGGCTTTCAGATAAGTATGGTGCTAGGCTCTTGGCAACTTTAGGTATGGTGATCGTAGGTATAGGATTTCTCCTATTAACGTTACTACCTTACAATTTCAACTACGCTGAGTTTGCTGGCATAATATTCCTAATGGGACTAGGGAATGGAATGTTCGCCTCTCCCAACACTGCGTCAATAATGAATTCTGTACCACCTAAATATAGAGGAGCTGCATCGGGAATGAGAGCTACAATACAAAATACTGGTCAAACCTTAAGTATGGCGTTATTCTTCACCATAGTCATCATCTCTTTAGCCTCAACTTTGCCAAGTGCATTAGCGAATGCGGTAACTCAAGCTGGTGCTCCTCAGTTAGCACCATTGATGCAAAAGATACCAGTAACAGGGGCATTATTTGCAGCGTTCTTAGGATATGATCCAGTGAAGACTATCATATCGTCATTACCTCCAGGGATAACTGTACCCGCTCAAGCTGTTGCAATAATGGAACAACATGATTGGTTTCCAGAGGCTATCGCACCATCATTTATGATAGCCTTAAGAGAAGCATTTTACATTAGTGCAGTTTTAACGTTTATTGCTGCTATTGCCTCAGCCCTAAGAGGAAGGAGAGTTATTGCAGAACAACTAGATGGAGGTGTAGTAAATGCAAAAAATAGATGA
- a CDS encoding DUF1028 domain-containing protein: MTFSIVIYEPNEKAWGVGVASKFLAVGAFVPWLKPNVGAIATQALANLTYGTNGLSLLEKGYSASDTIRILTESDPLREKRQIGVVDSKGNASAFTGRECYSYAGHIVGNNFTVQGNILAGEEVLEAMAKEAEGKGKIYERIFRALKAGESRGGDKRGKQSAAIIVVKAVERSEKEIDPLVVGKYVDLRVDDSPDPLRDLERLLDLWVATFVEEEMVNVKDYEDQIRDALKRWGYNDLRTWVEMNNFEGKYTGDKIGKSVLKVLLSKS; the protein is encoded by the coding sequence ATGACATTCTCAATAGTTATTTATGAGCCTAATGAGAAAGCCTGGGGTGTAGGTGTTGCAAGTAAATTCTTAGCTGTCGGTGCATTTGTACCGTGGTTGAAACCAAATGTTGGTGCAATTGCTACGCAAGCTTTAGCTAATTTGACATATGGTACAAATGGACTGTCTTTATTGGAAAAGGGTTATAGCGCATCAGATACTATAAGAATTCTAACTGAGTCGGACCCTTTAAGGGAAAAGAGACAAATTGGCGTGGTTGACTCTAAGGGCAACGCTTCGGCCTTTACTGGAAGGGAATGTTACTCATACGCTGGGCATATCGTTGGAAACAATTTCACTGTACAAGGTAATATATTAGCTGGGGAAGAGGTTTTAGAGGCAATGGCAAAGGAGGCTGAAGGTAAGGGTAAGATTTATGAGAGAATTTTCAGAGCGCTAAAGGCTGGTGAGAGTAGGGGTGGGGATAAAAGAGGTAAGCAGAGTGCTGCAATAATTGTTGTTAAAGCGGTTGAAAGGAGTGAGAAGGAAATTGACCCATTAGTAGTAGGAAAGTACGTGGATTTGAGGGTTGATGATAGCCCAGATCCCTTAAGGGATTTGGAGAGACTGTTGGATTTATGGGTTGCTACTTTTGTTGAGGAGGAAATGGTAAACGTTAAGGATTATGAGGATCAGATTAGGGATGCTTTGAAAAGATGGGGATATAATGATTTGAGAACTTGGGTTGAGATGAATAATTTCGAGGGGAAGTACACTGGGGATAAGATTGGTAAAAGTGTGCTGAAGGTCTTACTATCTAAAAGTTAA
- a CDS encoding circularly permuted type 2 ATP-grasp protein, with protein sequence MKIRKLTKDSNYNEFLMDPIYSRLIENIEKLKDRIFHLSKIVNLQAYMEGFTFYTSSNYRSTPIDVIPRIVTSVLFFKISNYLVARSYVLNKFIKEIYQEGSTPIPDWIVKTTPYFRPEMMGFSPPKDIYIHVYGADIVRMNGIPFILEDNLRIPSGISYSYKAFEYIDRFLPELKEGYDNKIIQINGLNYLYDILRYVSNSKDPVIAILTDGNYNSAYFEHKFISDKLGIIQVEPKDIYIKDKEVVVKTVDEGEVHVDVIYRRIEDLDYLTPGLIKAYLRGWVTLANAPGTGIADDKATFVWVPYLAERYGIKLNYVRQPLTFCLYEKENLKKVITQPTRYVIKKREGYGGIGLAIVKDDNINVLKEIYKEYENFIAQEVLDFDTVVSVVNDSFYETYADMRIFTYYDKVASAVLSRVGIVGSRITNNSSGGMVKPLWIIE encoded by the coding sequence GTGAAAATAAGAAAGCTCACAAAGGATAGTAACTACAATGAATTTCTGATGGATCCAATTTACTCAAGGCTAATAGAAAACATTGAAAAACTTAAGGACAGAATATTTCATTTAAGCAAGATCGTGAACTTACAAGCTTATATGGAGGGTTTCACTTTTTACACTTCGTCAAATTACAGAAGCACACCGATTGATGTTATACCTAGAATAGTTACATCAGTACTCTTCTTCAAAATTTCAAATTATTTAGTAGCTAGAAGCTATGTGCTTAATAAGTTCATAAAAGAAATATATCAAGAGGGATCAACTCCTATTCCAGACTGGATAGTAAAAACAACTCCATACTTTAGGCCGGAAATGATGGGATTCTCACCACCTAAAGATATTTACATTCACGTTTACGGTGCTGACATAGTTAGAATGAACGGCATACCATTTATTTTAGAGGACAATTTGAGAATTCCATCTGGAATATCATATTCGTATAAGGCCTTTGAATACATTGATAGGTTTCTACCAGAGTTAAAAGAAGGTTATGATAACAAGATAATTCAAATTAACGGGCTAAACTACCTTTACGACATTTTACGTTATGTAAGCAATAGTAAAGACCCTGTCATAGCTATCTTAACTGACGGTAACTACAATTCAGCCTATTTCGAACACAAGTTTATTTCCGATAAATTAGGAATAATACAAGTTGAACCTAAGGATATTTACATTAAGGATAAGGAAGTAGTAGTGAAAACTGTAGATGAGGGTGAAGTCCACGTTGATGTAATTTACAGAAGGATTGAGGATTTAGATTACCTAACGCCAGGTTTAATAAAAGCCTATTTGAGGGGTTGGGTAACGTTGGCTAATGCTCCGGGAACTGGGATAGCTGACGATAAGGCAACATTTGTATGGGTACCTTATTTGGCTGAGAGATATGGTATTAAACTAAATTATGTTAGACAACCATTAACGTTCTGTTTATACGAAAAGGAAAATCTAAAGAAAGTTATTACCCAGCCTACAAGATATGTTATAAAGAAGAGAGAGGGTTATGGTGGTATCGGCTTGGCAATAGTTAAGGATGATAATATAAACGTTTTGAAAGAGATTTATAAGGAATATGAAAACTTTATAGCGCAAGAAGTTCTCGACTTCGATACGGTAGTTTCTGTGGTTAACGATTCGTTTTATGAAACTTACGCCGATATGAGAATCTTCACGTATTATGACAAAGTTGCCAGTGCAGTTTTAAGTAGAGTTGGAATAGTGGGAAGTAGGATAACTAATAACTCCTCTGGAGGAATGGTGAAACCTTTATGGATTATAGAGTAG
- a CDS encoding MarR family winged helix-turn-helix transcriptional regulator has product MQKIDEKLQLMNTIAKIYRGSIKEFNNRLGKLMSLSYLDFSILKATSEEPRSMVYLANRYFVTQSAITAAVDKLEARGLVRRVRDNKDRRIVIVKITPKGREVLLKANEILRDLVDEMLSDIEDVSELLQGLSKILSKIGSSKE; this is encoded by the coding sequence ATGCAAAAAATAGATGAAAAACTCCAATTAATGAATACTATAGCTAAAATCTATAGAGGCTCAATAAAGGAGTTCAACAATAGGTTAGGGAAGTTAATGAGCTTATCTTATCTTGACTTCTCAATACTTAAGGCGACATCAGAGGAACCTAGATCAATGGTTTACTTAGCGAATAGGTACTTTGTGACTCAATCAGCAATTACTGCAGCAGTTGATAAACTTGAGGCAAGGGGGTTAGTTAGAAGAGTTAGGGATAACAAGGATAGACGAATTGTAATAGTTAAGATAACTCCTAAAGGTAGGGAAGTATTGTTAAAAGCTAATGAGATTCTTAGAGATTTGGTAGATGAAATGTTGAGTGATATAGAAGACGTTTCAGAATTGCTACAAGGTCTAAGCAAAATACTTTCTAAAATAGGAAGTTCCAAAGAGTAA
- a CDS encoding alpha-E domain-containing protein: protein MLPKSIAYKIYWAGRYLERIESICRMSLLAINNGLGINAVAKEIGLNDENELINYIRMTFQYFREDIRSFADEKIIVQVNGLEFLIDSDKSDPESYFKHLLNGVYGIGSSLENFFVEVRSEIRIRSQQENQPE, encoded by the coding sequence ATGCTTCCTAAGAGTATTGCGTATAAGATTTATTGGGCTGGAAGATATTTGGAGAGAATAGAAAGCATATGTAGGATGTCCTTACTAGCAATAAATAATGGACTAGGTATAAACGCTGTTGCTAAGGAGATTGGGTTAAACGACGAGAATGAACTGATAAACTACATTAGGATGACATTTCAGTATTTTAGGGAAGACATCAGAAGTTTTGCTGATGAGAAGATTATAGTTCAAGTTAATGGTCTTGAATTCCTAATAGATTCTGATAAATCGGATCCAGAAAGTTACTTCAAGCATTTACTCAATGGAGTATATGGTATTGGAAGTAGCCTGGAGAATTTCTTCGTGGAAGTTAGAAGTGAGATAAGGATAAGATCACAGCAAGAAAATCAACCAGAATAA
- a CDS encoding ABC transporter ATP-binding protein has product MISVSNVVKKYGSKPALNDVSLDVKKGEFVSLIGPNGAGKTTLIRILLTLMKPDKGEIRILGENPFHNKRIFREIGYVQEIPNYPPFLTGKQVLELSAKIRGADKSDVKRVLEFVEMENFANNPVIKYSKGMVQRIAIAEALLGNPSVLIMDEPNMGVDPIFSLKTREILNKLKRENNVSILMTSHELEDVKKLSDRIFMIYKGRIVFTGTVEDMVKRFLGIQVVIETDEIEKAEGALKGIEYVKGVFNEANKLIVKLEEDKREELLRDLVTSGVRVKGFYIDLNLEEAYMRALRNV; this is encoded by the coding sequence ATGATCAGTGTAAGCAATGTAGTCAAAAAGTACGGCAGTAAGCCAGCGTTAAATGATGTTTCATTGGATGTTAAGAAGGGTGAATTTGTGTCACTAATTGGCCCTAACGGTGCGGGAAAAACAACACTTATACGAATCCTACTAACTTTGATGAAACCAGATAAGGGTGAAATTCGAATCCTAGGAGAGAATCCATTCCATAACAAGAGAATTTTTAGGGAGATTGGTTATGTCCAAGAAATACCCAACTACCCACCATTTCTAACTGGAAAACAAGTATTAGAACTTTCAGCTAAGATAAGGGGAGCTGATAAAAGTGATGTTAAGAGAGTTCTAGAATTTGTGGAAATGGAGAACTTTGCTAATAACCCTGTAATTAAATACAGTAAGGGTATGGTTCAAAGAATAGCAATCGCCGAAGCCTTACTTGGGAATCCGTCTGTTCTGATAATGGACGAGCCAAATATGGGAGTTGACCCAATCTTTTCCTTAAAGACCAGGGAGATATTGAACAAACTTAAGAGGGAGAATAACGTGTCAATTCTAATGACATCTCACGAATTAGAGGACGTTAAGAAGTTGTCTGATAGAATATTCATGATATATAAGGGGAGGATAGTTTTTACTGGTACCGTTGAGGACATGGTTAAGCGGTTCTTAGGTATACAAGTTGTAATAGAAACGGACGAAATTGAAAAAGCTGAGGGAGCTCTAAAGGGGATAGAATACGTTAAAGGGGTATTCAACGAGGCGAACAAATTGATAGTCAAACTAGAGGAGGATAAAAGGGAGGAATTGTTAAGAGATTTAGTTACAAGTGGTGTTAGAGTAAAAGGTTTCTATATTGACCTAAACTTAGAAGAGGCTTACATGAGGGCGTTAAGAAATGTTTGA